The Dioscorea cayenensis subsp. rotundata cultivar TDr96_F1 unplaced genomic scaffold, TDr96_F1_v2_PseudoChromosome.rev07_lg8_w22 25.fasta BLBR01000417.1, whole genome shotgun sequence genome window below encodes:
- the LOC120254325 gene encoding pentatricopeptide repeat-containing protein At3g12770-like: protein MITCGVLIQNTYLNTKLCAMYAASGNMPAARVIFDGIVLKSSFLWNVMVRGYACNNCSLDSLVLYRDMLSFGRGADNFTYPFVLMACGHLLLVEVGERIHGEVVVSGFESDVYVANSLVSMYSKFGQMGIARNLFDRMPQRDLTSWNTMLSGYVKNGYPDVALSLLSLLSVSDVRMDRATLVGVLPACAALGAVKQGKEIHAYILRSSLEFDGFWQMLLIDVYVNSNFVIGARRLFERMSERDIISWNALISGCAAYGDPMECLSLFCLMNSEGLLVADVITLIAVLGACDRTSALQFGRITHAYLIKRGFDKEIIVGTALIDMYVKCGSLACSCHAFDEMESKNLISWSAMVSGYGLHGKGKEAISFNEGKELFNQMSDENSIKPSIEHYSCMVDLLGRAGQLDEAYKLIMDMDIRPNADVWAALLSACHTHRNVELAEIAALHLRTDGLMSIESEEAARRNGYTPDTSSVFYDVADDAKEDLLWDHSEKASLLSCNAGNMSRLLAFVIVLLAVAASGGAQEPAASPELSTTTSSPTSSPISSPAPISSTGVLPYSIFFSSLIPISIHISIVIPIHCSNHFFTSTGSGSPVEARGHRMTRAFPQIVLKPTPRTMIVQP from the exons ATGATCACTTGTGGTGTTCTCATCCAGAACACCTACTTAAACACCAAGCTTTGTGCCATGTATGCAGCTTCTGGGAACATGCCTGCAGCCAGAGTGATCTTTGATGGCATTGTGTTAAAGAGCTCGTTTTTGTGGAATGTGATGGTTCGTGGATATGCTTGCAATAATTGTTCTCTTGATTCTCTTGTTTTGTATCGAGATATGCTTAGCTTTGGCAGAGGGGCTGATAATTTCACTTACCCGTTTGTTCTTATGGCGTGTGGACATCTTTTGCTTGTTGAGGTTGGTGAGAGGATTCATGGAGAGGTGGTGGTTAGTGGGTTTGAATCGGATGTTTATGTGGCCAATTCACTTGTTTCGATGTACTCGAAGTTTGGTCAAATGGGGATTGCTCGGAACCTGTTTGATAGAATGCCTCAACGAGACTTGACTTCTTGGAATACAATGTTATCTGGTTATGTAAAGAATGGTTATCCGGATGTGGCTCTTTCATTACTCTCTTTATTGAGTGTGAGTGATGTGAGAATGGATCGCGCAACACTTGTTGGTGTGCTGCCTGCTTGCGCTGCTTTGGGTGCAGTGAAACAAGGGAAGGAAATCCATGCTTATATTCTGAGAAGCAGTCTGGAATTCGATGGGTTTTGGCAAATGCTTTTGATTGATGTCTATGTTAACTCTAACTTTGTGATCGGTGCTAGGCGATTATTTGAGAGGATGAGTGAGAGGGATATCATTTCCTGGAATGCCTTGATATCTGGTTGCGCTGCATACGGTGATCCAATGGAATGCTTGAGTCTTTTCTGTCTGATGAACTCTGAGGGTTTGCTGGTCGCAGATGTAATCACACTCATTGCAGTTCTCGGTGCATGTGATCGAACATCTGCCTTGCAATTTGGGAGGATCACTCATGCTTATCTCATCAAAAGGGGTTTTGACAAGGAGATCATTGTGGGGACTGCATTGATAGATATGTATGTCAAGTGCGGGAGTTTAGCTTGTTCTTGCCATGCTTTTGATGAGATGGAATCAAAGAATTTGATATCATGGAGTGCCATGGTTTCTGGATATGGACTTCATGGGAAAGGAAAGGAGGCTATATCTT TTAATGAAGGCAAGGAGCTCTTCAACCAGATGTCCGATGAAAACTCGATAAAGCCTAGCATAGAGCATTACTCATGTATGGTGGACCTTTTAGGTAGAGCTGGTCAATTAGATGAAGCATACAAGCTCATCATGGACATGGACATAAGACCTAATGCTGATGTCTGGGCTGCTCTTCTTTCTGCATGCCATACCCATAGGAATGTCGAGCTAGCAGAAATTGCAGCATTGCAT TTGAGAACCGATGGACTGATGTCGATAGAGTCCGAGGAAGCAGCAAGGCGAAATG GTTATACTCCAGATACAAGTTCTGTATTCTATGATGTTGCAGATGATGCAAAGGAAGACTTGCTCTGGGATCACAGTGAAAAAG CCTCCTTACTGTCCTGCAACGCCGGAAACATGTCTCGCCTTCTTGCATTCGTCATAGTCCTCCTTGCAGTGGCAGCCTCCGGTGGAGCTCAGGAGCCGGCTGCTTCCCCAGAGCTCTCCACCACCACTTCATCCCCAACCTCCAGCCCCATCTCATCTCCAGCTCCTATCTCCTCCACTGGAGTCCTCCCCTactccatcttcttctccagtCTCATCCCCATCTCCATCCACATCTCCATCGTCATCCCCATCCATTGCTCCAACCACTTCTTCACCTCCACCGGAAGTGGCTCCCCAGTTGAAGCCCGGGGCCATCGAATGACGAGAGCCTTCCCGCAGATAGTCCTGAAGCCGACTCCCCGGACAATGATAGTCCAGCCTTAG